One Pseudonocardia abyssalis DNA segment encodes these proteins:
- a CDS encoding TetR/AcrR family transcriptional regulator, which yields MTEATAPPNRGARLSRSARRAQLLVAARDVFAAQGYHSAAMDDIAEKAGVSKPVLYQHFPGKMELYRALLTTYADELVDRVRAALSHPGDNRDRARASVSAYFDFVADEGSSFRLIFESDLRGEPEAAAVVEGASSRCIDLIAEAVTTDAGLDEPRARLLAVGLVGLSQVTAQYWLDSGKTVPRDEAVELAAGLAWRGLAGFPLISP from the coding sequence ATGACCGAGGCCACCGCGCCCCCCAACCGCGGGGCGCGCCTCTCCCGCAGCGCCCGCCGCGCGCAGCTGCTCGTCGCCGCCCGCGACGTGTTCGCCGCGCAGGGCTACCACTCCGCGGCGATGGACGACATCGCCGAGAAGGCCGGCGTCAGCAAGCCGGTGCTCTACCAGCACTTCCCCGGCAAGATGGAGCTCTACCGGGCTCTGCTGACGACCTACGCCGACGAGCTGGTCGACCGCGTCCGTGCGGCGCTGAGCCACCCCGGCGACAACCGCGACCGCGCCCGCGCGTCGGTCTCGGCGTACTTCGACTTCGTCGCCGACGAGGGCAGCTCGTTCCGACTGATCTTCGAGTCCGACCTGCGCGGCGAGCCGGAGGCGGCTGCCGTCGTCGAGGGGGCGTCGAGCCGCTGCATCGACCTCATCGCCGAGGCCGTCACCACCGACGCCGGGCTCGACGAACCGCGCGCACGGCTGCTCGCCGTCGGGCTGGTCGGACTGAGCCAGGTCACGGCGCAGTACTGGCTCGACTCGGGCAAGACCGTGCCCCGCGACGAGGCCGTCGAGCTGGCCGCAGGC